From a single Nakaseomyces glabratus chromosome F, complete sequence genomic region:
- the TRE1 gene encoding Tre1p (CAGL0F03575g~Ortholog(s) have role in protein transport to vacuole involved in ubiquitin-dependent protein catabolic process via the multivesicular body sorting pathway and fungal-type vacuole localization), giving the protein MVGTGRRDYSRLPGDDVEVGSISDGGREAMLPSEPPEYDNISPMEFKDVEPFSVSFPNKMIQWRDAINMKVIWPVQENVMDPLVEYWRLLSSKVDLCLSKVGNPLILSRFIYMLLMSLVAFMIWKSGLFPNNKARGENGKFSDHRILLDYARRSVDLSKLEKDWEYLSSMPHSSGTRSDMALSEFIHDTFKNNGISLLEKYQYETLVNYPGSSYLSIKVGEKVLNFELTEDNFNPLSPNGEVKDARLVDGGYGTLKELEDLKNGGNLHSNFVLLLKYGNVVSEQVLAAQKYGASGILFVSNSWNDNNDIVEKRSVALPQYGLGNPLKPSWDRNPADPNSPQARPSIPSIPISNKQGNELLSLINDKSVSVTASLKVDAVIKEEQPIVDIIAKINGNEQADRSIIIMASRNSIDNGAAYPNSGTASLLSLVQLMQELRYKFNWEPLRSIYFISIGGSEFNSAGAAELIKEKYQSIIDGVYSIIDISEFNVWDSSKELNIETHPLLFSLFNEEEVKRGYNLDVHSVHHYGDWVPYLAAGVPVTVLTSKSLRTKSAPIFTKEDTYSAFKDSFEKAAKEGIIHDNLLFLVNLVLQVGDKPLIPLDITEFAKYIFSSLKELNERYDNRLDLMHVMSGMSSWMAIGKQWAEGVEAWKVVVIEHDGGFEPTLIYLDRTQWNIQVSNVARYLVSWEGVPGRAHYRNLFLGPELWTQLDDDEKSWVLPGLKDLLHNGQIDEANDHLKLIGKVLNDAAVMFAHSS; this is encoded by the coding sequence ATGGTAGGAACTGGTCGTAGAGATTATAGTAGATTACCTGGTGATGATGTTGAGGTCGGTTCAATTTCAGACGGTGGAAGAGAGGCTATGCTGCCTTCTGAACCTCCAGAATATGACAATATATCACCAATGGAATTTAAGGATGTAGAGCCCTTTTCTGTCTCATTTCCAAATAAGATGATACAATGGAGAGATGCTATCAATATGAAAGTTATTTGGCCTGTTCAGGAGAACGTTATGGACCCCCTGGTAGAGTACTGGAGATTGTTGTCATCGAAAGTAGATTTATGCCTGAGCAAAGTCGGTAATCCGCTAATTCTGAGTAGGTTCATTTATATGCTACTGATGTCTTTAGTTGCTTTTATGATATGGAAAAGTGGACTGTTTCCGAATAATAAAGCTAGAGgagaaaatggtaaattCTCAGACCACAGGATACTGTTAGACTACGCAAGGCGATCGGTTGATCTCTCGAAACTTGAAAAGGACTGGGAATATTTAAGCAGCATGCCACATTCTTCGGGAACCAGGAGTGATATGGCTTTGTCAGAGTTTATTCATGATACCTTCAAGAATAATGGCATTTCCCTGTTGGAAAAGTACCAATACGAAACATTAGTAAATTATCCGGGGTCCTCTTACTTATCCATAAAAGTTGGTGAAaaagttttgaattttgaGTTGACTGAAGACAATTTTAATCCCCTTTCGCCGAACGGAGAGGTAAAAGATGCTAGACTAGTTGACGGTGGCTATGGTACTTTAAAAGAACTTGAGGATCTAAAAAATGGGGGTAATTTGCATAGCAATTTTGTACTGCTCTTGAAATATGGAAATGTGGTGAGCGAACAAGTTTTGGCAGCTCAAAAATACGGAGCATCTGGTATTCTATTTGTATCCAATAGTTGGAATGATAACAACGATATTGTGGAGAAGAGATCAGTTGCACTACCTCAGTATGGTTTAGGTAACCCCTTGAAACCAAGTTGGGATCGCAATCCTGCTGATCCTAACTCTCCACAAGCACGTCCGTCTATTCCTTCAATACCAATATCAAATAAGCAAGGAAATGAACTACTATCACTTATTAACGATAAAAGCGTTTCAGTCACAGCGAGTCTGAAAGTAGATGCTGTCataaaagaagaacaacCAATAGTCGATATTATTGCGAAAATTAATGGTAACGAGCAAGCTGACAGGTCGATTATAATAATGGCTAGCAGAAACTCAATTGATAACGGTGCCGCCTATCCTAACTCAGGTACTGCCTCTTTATTATCCCTTGTTCAACTAATGCAGGAATTAAGGTACAAATTTAACTGGGAACCTTTGCGCAGCATATATTTTATCTCTATAGGTGGTTCGGAATTCAACAGTGCTGGCGCCGCTGAAttgataaaagaaaagtacCAATCGATCATTGATGGCGTGTATAGTATCATAGATATTTCGGAATTCAATGTTTGGGACTCATCAAAGGAATTAAACATAGAAACTCATCCTTTATTGTTTAGTCTTTTCAATGAGGAAGAAGTTAAAAGAGGATATAACTTAGATGTGCACTCTGTTCATCATTACGGTGATTGGGTACCCTACCTAGCCGCAGGTGTACCTGTCACAGTTTTGACGTCAAAGTCATTGCGAACCAAGAGTGCTCCAATATTTACCAAAGAAGACACCTACTCCGCATTCAAAGACTCATTTGAAAAGGCTGCTAAGGAAGGTATTATTCATGATAACCTTTTGTTTTTAGTGAATCTAGTCCTTCAAGTAGGAGATAAACCTTTGATACCGCTAGATATCACTGAATTTGCCAAATACATCTTCTCCTCATTGAAGGAATTGAATGAAAGATATGACAATCGGTTGGATTTGATGCATGTAATGTCTGGTATGTCGTCTTGGATGGCCATTGGTAAACAATGGGCAGAGGGAGTAGAAGCATGGAAAGTTGTTGTCATTGAGCATGATGGGGGGTTTGAACCTACGTTAATATATTTAGATCGTACTCAATGGAATATTCAGGTATCGAATGTTGCTAGATATTTGGTATCCTGGGAAGGTGTACCAGGTAGAGCACATTATAGGAATTTGTTTCTGGGACCTGAATTATGGACGCAATTAgacgatgatgaaaagAGTTGGGTACTTCCAGGTTTAAAGGATCTTCTTCACAACGGGCAAATTGACGAGGCCAACGATCACTTGAAGTTAATTGGTAAGGTGTTGAACGACGCTGCGGTAATGTTTGCCCATAGTTCTTGA
- the SPT14 gene encoding phosphatidylinositol N-acetylglucosaminyltransferase SPT14 (CAGL0F03597g~Ortholog(s) have phosphatidylinositol N-acetylglucosaminyltransferase activity and cytosol, endoplasmic reticulum localization), giving the protein MGYNIAMVCDFFYPQLGGVEFHIYHLAQNLLRLGHSVVIITHAYKDRAGIRYLTNGLKVYHVPFFVLYRETTFPTIFSTFPVVRNILIREQIQIVHSHGSVSTFAHETILHANSMGLKTLFTDHSLYGFDSMGSILVNKLLTFHLTCIDRVICVSNTCKENMVMRTDIEPDRVYVIPNAVVSKDFRPRSPQEERLKSNDRITIVVISRLFPNKGADLLVRIIPIICQEHSDVDFIVAGDGPKFIEVQQMIEKYRLESRVTLLGSVPHEKVRDVMCKGDIYLHASLTEAFGTVLVEAASCGLLIVTTMVGGIPEVLPEHMTVFAENTSVSSLIDATMKGIQLIKNKSVDTKQIARDVSVMYDWMDVAKRTVSVYQGIFEDSSPTDKDWVKMVHRYYKRDGSWAHLLYVLCCIVSYLMVNILDFCYPREDIDLAIKWPRPQLNDDDGHVEITKKGL; this is encoded by the exons ATGGGTTATAATATAGC AATGGTGTGCGATTTTTTCTATCCCCAGCTAGGTGGTGTTGAGTTTCACATATATCATTTGGCGCAGAATTTGCTCCGATTGGGTCATTCGGTGGTAATAATCACGCATGCTTACAAAGATAGAGCTGGAATCAGATACTTGACTAATGGTCTTAAAGTTTATCACGTTCCATTTTTTGTGCTCTACAGGGAGACCACTTTCCCAACTATCTTTTCTACATTTCCAGTGGTACGAAATATCTTAATAAGGGAACAGATACAAATAGTGCATTCCCATGGGAGTGTGTCTACGTTTGCGCATGAGACTATATTGCATGCGAACTCCATGGGCTTAAAAACACTATTTACAGATCACTCATTGTATGGGTTTGACTCTATGGGATCCATATTGGTTAACAAGCTGCTTACTTTCCATTTGACATGCATTGACAGAGTAATTTGTGTTTCTAACACctgtaaagaaaatatgGTCATGAGAACAGATATAGAACCCGACAGAGTATATGTCATTCCTAATGCTGTGGTAAGTAAAGACTTTAGACCTCGATCACCGCAAGAGGAACGGCTGAAGTCGAATGATCGAATCACAATTGTTGTAATATCTCGTTTATTCCCAAACAAAGGTGCAGATTTGCTAGTGCGAATCATACCAATAATTTGTCAGGAACACAGTGATGTGGATTTTATTGTTGCTGGTGATGGACCTAAATTTATAGAAGTTCAGCAAATGATTGAGAAATACCGCCTTGAGTCCAGAGTAACGCTGCTGGGCTCTGTTCCTCATGAAAAGGTTAGAGATGTTATGTGTAAAGGAGATATTTATTTACATGCAAGTTTGACAGAAGCTTTTGGGACTGTATTGGTTGAAGCAGCCTCATGCGGGCTTTTAATAGTCACTACAATGGTAGGTGGTATTCCTGAAGTTTTACCCGAGCATATGACCGTATTTGCAGAAAATACCTCTGTATCTAGTCTAATTGATGCTACTATGAAGGGAATCCAACTTATAAAAAACAAGTCTGTTGATACAAAGCAAATTGCAAGAGACGTTTCTGTTATGTACGATTGGATGGATGTTGCTAAGAGAACTGTCTCTGTTTATCAGGGCATTTTCGAAGATTCATCTCCTACAGATAAAGACTGGGTCAAGATGGTCCATAGGTATTACAAGAGGGATGGATCTTGGGCGCATTTATTGTACGTTCTTTGTTGCATTGTGAGTTATTTAATGGTAAACATTCTAGACTTTTGCTATCCAagagaagatattgatCTGGCAATTAAATGGCCAAGACCACAACTAAACGATGATGACGGACATGTAGAGATTACAAAAAAAGGGTTATAA